In Nicotiana tabacum cultivar K326 chromosome 11, ASM71507v2, whole genome shotgun sequence, a single window of DNA contains:
- the LOC107786066 gene encoding putative pectinesterase/pectinesterase inhibitor 12 yields the protein MGSSFITKFLLLMMCSASFILTTFAFNSSSNTPTLNATHISSLKSLCNSTPYPESCFNSLKLSISINISPNILNLLLQSLQSALSQTGHLTTLFSSAGGSNLVEKQKGIVQDCKELHQITISSIKKSLSRINTVSSANNPKILADAKAFLSAALTNKATCLEGLDFTTGPLKSTLINSLSSTYEHVSNSLSMLSKYSIKKQGNRNRRRRLLSTPPRWLCGKDRRILQSDYEPNDEVAFTVAADGTGNFSTITEAIDFAPNNSDDRIFIYVKEGVYEENVEIPSWKSNIVLLGDGSDVTVVTGDRNVVDGWTTFRSATVAVSGEGFLARDITFENTAGPEKHQAVALRINADLAAIYRCTITGFQDTLYAHSFRQFYRECDIYGTVDYIFGNAAVVFQGCNIVSRMPMPGQFTVITAQSRDSPEEYTGISIQNCSILATEDLYSNSSSINSYLGRPWRNYSRTVYLESYIDGFIEPEGWKEWSGNQSLNTLYYGEFDNTGPASVTDNRVTWLGYHIMDYYDASNFTVSEFITGEEWLDSTSFPYDDGV from the exons ATGGGCTCTTCCTTTATTACGAAATTTCTCTTGCTCATGATGTGCTCAGCATCTTTCATACTAACAACTTTTGCTTTTAATTCTTCATCTAATACTCCAACTTTGAACGCTACTCATATTTCTTCTCTAAAATCCTTATGCAACTCCACTCCATATCCAGAATCCTGTTTCAACTCACTCAAATTATCAATCTCCATTAATATCAGCCCAAACATCTTAAACCTTCTCCTCCAATCTcttcaatcagccttatcccaaaCAGGACATCTCACAACTTTATTCTCATCAGCTGGAGGCTCAAATCTTGTCGAAAAACAAAAAGGTATCGTTCAAGATTGCAAAGAGCTTCATCAAATTACAATATCTTCAATAAAGAAATCACTCTCTCGGATCAATACTGTCTCATCAGCTAATAACCCTAAAATATTAGCTGATGCAAAAGCTTTTCTCAGTGCAGCACTGACGAACAAAGCCACTTGTTTAGAAGGCCTAGATTTTACTACTGGTCcgttaaaatccacacttattAACTCTCTCAGCAGTACTTACGAGCATGTTAGTAATTCTTTGTCAATGCTCTCAAAATACTCTATTAAAAAACAAGGGAATAGAAATAGGCGGCGTCGGCTTTTGTCCACGCCGCCGAGGTGGCTGTGTGGGAAAGACAGGCGCATATTGCAGAGTGATTATGAGCCGAATGATGAGGTGGCATTCACAGTGGCAGCTGATGGAACTGGAAATTTCAGTACCATTACTGAAGCTATTGATTTTGCACCGAATAACAGTGATGACAGAATTTTCATTTATGTTAAAGAAGGGGTTTATGAAGAAAATGTAGAGATACCAAGTTGGAAGAGTAACATTGTTCTTCTTGGAGATGGGAGTGATGTTACTGTGGTAACTGGTGATAGAAATGTTGTTGATGGTTGGACTACTTTCAGATCTGCCACTGTCG CTGTCTCTGGTGAAGGGTTCTTGGCTCGTGACATTACTTTTGAGAACACAGCTGGACCAGAGAAGCACCAAGCAGTTGCCCTTCGAATCAATGCAGATTTAGCGGCTATCTATAGATGCACCATAACTGGATTCCAGGACACTTTATACGCGCATTCATTTCGACAATTTTACAGAGAATGTGACATCTACGGGACTGTAGATTACATTTTCGGAAATGCAGCAGTTGTTTTCCAAGGATGTAACATCGTGTCAAGAATGCCAATGCCAGGCCAATTCACAGTCATTACAGCTCAATCGCGCGACTCCCCTGAGGAGTATACTGGTATCTCGATACAAAATTGTTCTATTTTAGCTACAGAGGATTTATACTCTAATTCTAGTAGTATCAATAGTTACTTAGGAAGACCGTGGAGAAATTATTCACGAACAGTATACCTTGAGTCGTACATAGACGGTTTTATTGAACCTGAAGGGTGGAAAGAATGGTCAGGAAATCAAAGTTTGAATACATTGTACTATGGTGAGTTTGATAATACTGGTCCTGCATCTGTGACTGATAATAGAGTTACATGGTTAGGTTATCACATAATGGATTATTATGATGCTTCTAATTTTACTGTTTCAGAGTTTATTACTGGAGAAGAATGGTTGGATTCTACTTCTTTTCCTTATGATGATGGAGTATAG